The DNA segment ATTTTTATAACTGGTAATTTTGGTTATTTCTCCGTTTCTTGGATTAAACCATGAAGCTTTGAGCATTTCCGCTTTTAAAACGCCTGCATCAACGGATACATTGTGTCCTGTAGGAATGTAAACCATTATCCGGGATTCATTCCGTATCGCCGCCAGGTGATCTCCGCAATCTCCCTGTCCTCCTGTAATCACGCTTTCATCGGGTAGGGGATAATCATTCAGAAAGGATTCCATAAGGTTTTTCAGATATTTCATCATGGAAGCTCCCGGCAGCTTTAATCCCTCTTGCCAGTTCATCAGGGTTTTGGCTGAATATTTCGGCCTGGTTTCGTCGGTAAACTGCCAGACCGGCTGAGCTCCGTACGTGAACCCGGCACATCCCGAGAAAACGCTCCAGTATGCGGCTAGTCTTACATCGGTGGAAGTAAAATAACCATTGTCATCAACGGCATAGTTAATTCCATGTCCTTCATAACAGGGTTCGCCGTTCATTGTGGGTTTCGGTGATTCCAGGTTCCAGTCCAGTATTGCCTGCTGCCATGCTTTTGGGTTGTTTATCTCAGCATGATAGGAACCCCACATATGAAAATCGATCCAATCATCGTTGTGAAACCACTGAGATGAAGAATTAAAAGAGTGATGCGTCATTAATGTATTGGAATAATCAGCCCTGCCATCATATTTATTCTCCTGATTTACCCCATCTGCAATTCCTTCTGCCATAGCCCTCCACAAAGCGATTCCTTCTTTGCGTTCGTCGGGGTGCCTGTCGCCGCCAAGTATCCAGATTATATTTGGATATTTTCCATACCTGTTGCCTATAAAATGCCCGTATTCATATGCCTGACCAAGGGTATTAAACAAAGGCTTGTCGGTTCTTGGAATTACCCATTCACCCCATGAAGGCACCAGGGCAATGTACATACCTTCAGAAGCTGCTGTTTTAACAGCATAATCAACATGATCCCAGAAATCATACTCTATGGCATCTGCGGGATTGTCGCCTGTAGTAATGGCTGGTTTAAGCGGATCTTCCTGAATGAAAATGCTGTCATTATAA comes from the Bacteroidales bacterium genome and includes:
- a CDS encoding glycoside hydrolase family 140 protein; amino-acid sequence: MKTYFLIFALFFFCSIHGQPWNDHGRLVVPEDYSHYLKYADGTPFFWLGDTGWELIHRLSREEIASYIQTRKEQGFNVIQTVIISEFIHSDKPVNFYNDSIFIQEDPLKPAITTGDNPADAIEYDFWDHVDYAVKTAASEGMYIALVPSWGEWVIPRTDKPLFNTLGQAYEYGHFIGNRYGKYPNIIWILGGDRHPDERKEGIALWRAMAEGIADGVNQENKYDGRADYSNTLMTHHSFNSSSQWFHNDDWIDFHMWGSYHAEINNPKAWQQAILDWNLESPKPTMNGEPCYEGHGINYAVDDNGYFTSTDVRLAAYWSVFSGCAGFTYGAQPVWQFTDETRPKYSAKTLMNWQEGLKLPGASMMKYLKNLMESFLNDYPLPDESVITGGQGDCGDHLAAIRNESRIMVYIPTGHNVSVDAGVLKAEMLKASWFNPRNGEITKITSYKNNGPKEFAVPGMSESLNWLRSGRGCDWVLIIEKEE